In a single window of the Bactrocera dorsalis isolate Fly_Bdor chromosome 2, ASM2337382v1, whole genome shotgun sequence genome:
- the LOC125776338 gene encoding putative nuclease HARBI1 translates to MFNNADLYFEDNYDVETRTNLLRQRRFIRDNSNPTELPNTVFVANFRLNKDAFMYVLDKIKDKFHCRMSSSITPMLKLCAALRFFAHGSYQQAIGNEFQLGLAQPTVSLILKEIIPILENEICRTHISVDMSEEEKQQARSKFYSRSGIPNVIGCIDGTHIAIYAPTTNKHLYLNRKGFFSINAMIACDHDMNIRFVDARYAGSTHDSFVWNNSSLKACLEAAHQNGDQNSIYLGDSGYPLSPYLLTPFRHAESGTREPIFNKKHAKARNVVERTIGVLKCRFRCLLSDRKMRYDPAKVTSVINICCALHNICKKFRIGDPEEAETFFDAVVPLEPINENGNGSPGERRRRQIADALM, encoded by the exons atgtttaataacgCGGATCtgtattttgaagataattACGATGTGGAAACGCGAACTAATCTTCTTCGACAGCGCCGTTTTATTAGAGATAATTCTAATCCTACAGAGCTACCTAACACAGT ATTCGTTGCGAATTTCCGCTTGAACAAGgacgcatttatgtatgtgctggATAAAATCAAAGACAAATTTCATTGTCGGATGTCGTCTTCCATAACGCCCATGTTAAAATTGTGTGCCGCACTCAGATTTTTTGCACATGGCAGTTACCAACAAGCTATAGGGAATGAATTTCAGTTGGGACTTGCTCAACCAACAGTTTCCCTTATTTTAAAAGAGATCATACccattttggaaaatgaaatttgtcGTACCCATATAAGCGTAGATATgagtgaagaagaaaagcagCAGGCAAgaagcaaattttattcaagATCGGGAATACCAAATGTAATAGGCTGCATCGATGGAACCCATATCGCGATTTATGCTCCTACCACAAACAAACACCTCTATCTAAACAGAAAAGgattttttagcataaatgcaatgatt gcTTGTGATCATGATATGAATATCCGTTTTGTGGATGCTAGATACGCTGGTTCTACACACGATTCGTTCGTATGGAACAATAGTTCTCTAAAGGCATGTTTAGAGGCAGCGCATCAAAATGGAGATCAGAACTCTATTTATTTAG GTGACTCCGGATACCCACTAAGCCCTTATTTATTAACACCTTTCCGTCATGCAGAATCTGGAACTAGGGAGccaatttttaataagaagCACGCGAAAGCGAGAAATGTTGTTGAACGTACGATTGGAGTTTTGAAATGCCGTTTCAGATGTCTTCTGAGTGATAGAAAAATGCGCTACGATCCTGCTAAAGTAACATCCGTTATTAATATATGCTGCGCCTTGCacaacatttgtaaaaaatttagaatcggTGATCCGGAGGAGGCTGAAACCTTCTTTGATGCCGTTGTACCATTGGAACCAATTAATGAAAATGGCAATGGTTCACCAGGAGAGCGCCGCAGAAGACAAATTGCTGATGCTCTGATGTAA